A genomic segment from Paramixta manurensis encodes:
- a CDS encoding type III secretion protein, whose protein sequence is MSNSIGGVLGMVTHLPQTALSLTPQGAAANLLKNIGDQMIHDIASKLTNSLFSGGMNQQGGGNGGASMGALGNGGNNMLENLMKQVLQQMGITPQNSPFNSGSGQNNMNAFNQGLGNGLSGTGGPTMNTPLSPQNANDFTQLGNSIGGQMGSKAGLEALNDVGTGANKGIEALLSGGHGGKVDGGSKETRAEIGKFMDQHPEVFGKPQMPQGAHMKGDESSSWEDALKNGKPLSDDSLKQFQTAKNDLKTSMIGGSIPTPPGAAPGGSALLNADAQLANSNIKQDAIKAMS, encoded by the coding sequence ATGAGTAATTCAATTGGCGGCGTATTGGGTATGGTTACCCACCTTCCACAAACGGCATTGAGTCTGACTCCGCAAGGCGCAGCGGCGAATCTGTTGAAGAATATTGGCGATCAGATGATTCATGATATCGCCTCTAAATTAACCAATTCGCTATTTTCCGGTGGCATGAACCAGCAAGGCGGCGGTAACGGTGGCGCCAGCATGGGTGCGCTGGGTAATGGCGGCAATAATATGCTGGAGAACCTGATGAAACAGGTTCTTCAGCAAATGGGGATTACCCCGCAAAACAGCCCGTTTAATTCCGGCTCTGGTCAGAACAATATGAATGCGTTCAATCAGGGGCTGGGTAACGGTTTAAGTGGAACCGGCGGACCGACGATGAATACACCGCTGTCACCGCAAAACGCCAATGATTTTACTCAGTTGGGTAACTCTATTGGCGGCCAAATGGGCAGCAAGGCTGGGCTTGAGGCGTTGAACGATGTGGGTACCGGTGCGAACAAAGGTATTGAGGCGCTGTTATCGGGTGGGCACGGCGGTAAAGTGGATGGCGGTTCCAAGGAGACGCGTGCGGAAATCGGTAAGTTTATGGATCAACATCCGGAAGTTTTTGGTAAGCCGCAGATGCCGCAAGGCGCTCACATGAAGGGTGATGAATCCAGCAGTTGGGAAGATGCGCTTAAAAATGGTAAGCCGTTAAGCGACGATTCATTGAAACAGTTCCAGACTGCGAAAAACGATCTGAAAACGTCTATGATTGGCGGTAGCATTCCGACGCCTCCTGGCGCGGCGCCCGGTGGTTCGGCGCTGCTTAATGCCGATGCGCAATTGGCGAATAGTAATATTAAGCAGGATGCGATAAAGGCGATGTCTTGA
- the sctT gene encoding type III secretion system export apparatus subunit SctT, translating into MLASMIDSLFNAMLALGLGIARIFPCVLITPVFSFSSLKGMVRTSIVVALALFVTPTIEPQIAAMSLNAWGMVGLALKEIILGLFLGLLLALPFWLFASVGALFDNQRGALTGGQLNPTLGPDATPLGDMLRQWIIILLILSFGLSLITQVIWDSYGLWPVDAWLPALNKQGFDDFLHRVADMFVDMVMYAGPLVLLLMLLDFCVGILSIYSPQLQATVLTVPVKCLVGVLFFIIYLPTLEYLANHQLLSLRDLIPHISHILPPQGKY; encoded by the coding sequence GTGCTGGCGTCGATGATCGACTCGCTGTTTAACGCCATGCTGGCGTTGGGGCTTGGCATCGCGCGCATTTTTCCCTGTGTACTAATTACGCCGGTTTTTTCCTTCTCTTCCCTGAAAGGGATGGTGCGCACTTCTATTGTGGTGGCGTTGGCGCTGTTTGTTACTCCCACTATTGAGCCGCAAATCGCGGCCATGTCATTGAACGCTTGGGGCATGGTCGGGCTGGCGCTAAAAGAGATTATTCTGGGTTTATTTCTTGGTTTGTTGTTAGCGTTGCCTTTTTGGTTGTTTGCCTCAGTAGGCGCCTTGTTTGATAACCAACGCGGTGCATTGACCGGCGGCCAACTTAACCCAACGCTGGGCCCGGACGCCACTCCGCTTGGCGATATGCTGCGGCAGTGGATAATCATTTTACTGATCCTGAGCTTCGGTCTATCGCTGATTACCCAAGTTATTTGGGACAGTTATGGTTTATGGCCGGTTGATGCCTGGCTGCCGGCGCTCAATAAACAAGGTTTTGACGATTTTTTACACCGCGTCGCCGATATGTTTGTCGATATGGTGATGTACGCCGGGCCGCTGGTATTGCTGCTGATGTTGCTGGACTTCTGTGTTGGCATCCTCAGTATTTACAGCCCGCAATTGCAGGCTACGGTGCTGACCGTACCGGTGAAGTGTCTGGTCGGCGTACTGTTCTTTATTATTTATTTACCCACGCTGGAATACCTTGCCAACCACCAGTTGCTCTCATTGCGTGATTTGATTCCGCATATTTCTCATATCCTGCCGCCGCAAGGGAAATATTAA
- the sctC gene encoding type III secretion system outer membrane ring subunit SctC, whose translation MFLLAGAVGVYANSVRAQAPADWQNGAYAYSAQNTSLRTVLQDFASSHGVNLRLGDIPDSEVNGRLRSDSAVTFLDRLALEYRFQWFVYNDTLYISPQSAQVSKRIRVSADAAPDLKQALEGVGLLEPKFGWGELPDDGVVLVTGPPEYVSLVNDFSEQDKDKKENKEMMVFPLRYASVADRQIKYRDKTLLVPGVATILNELLGKKNNRTAEGIQVNKDGNHGAASRAFEDQSDTILSQLVQSQDTRIRNDDFSDDPGLNPLVSADVRNNALLVRDDPKRREQYRALISQIDIPQKLVEIDAMIVDVDRSALSTLSANLLGTFGNVTAGSSMLQGSSTLFVTDYSRFFAQVQALEGKGNASIVANPSVLTLENQPAVIDFSDTAFITATGERVVDIEPVTAGTSLQVVPRAIGNGSKGTVQLMVDVEDGKVDKGDDGEATGAQRATVSTQALVQQSGSLVMGGFHSRETGDVKRGIPLLSSIPFIGSFFSYTRHETSQRERLFIITPHLVGDQVDPTRYIGDEYRNQLNDAMDEVQRRQKYSSMKGDVENAMRDLAEDKIPTGFRAGGEGVSLSLLCDSLNGIQYDTSRSQWYSNRAVQITVGVMKNVSTKPLRFDESSCRDDDVLAVSVWPQAMLQPGQSAEIYVAYQTRGEARRSRTSLLSPSASR comes from the coding sequence ATGTTTTTACTGGCCGGGGCCGTCGGCGTATACGCGAATAGCGTTCGGGCGCAAGCGCCCGCCGATTGGCAAAATGGCGCTTACGCCTATTCCGCACAAAACACCTCACTACGTACTGTATTGCAGGATTTCGCCAGCAGCCATGGCGTTAACTTGCGTCTCGGCGATATTCCCGACAGTGAAGTTAATGGTCGTCTGCGCTCAGACAGTGCGGTCACGTTTCTTGACCGTTTAGCGCTGGAATATCGTTTCCAGTGGTTTGTCTATAACGACACGTTGTATATCAGCCCGCAATCGGCACAGGTTTCGAAACGTATCCGGGTTTCGGCTGATGCCGCGCCGGATTTGAAACAGGCGCTGGAAGGCGTTGGATTACTCGAACCCAAATTTGGCTGGGGCGAATTGCCGGATGATGGCGTGGTGCTGGTGACCGGGCCGCCGGAGTATGTCTCGCTGGTCAACGATTTTAGTGAACAGGATAAGGATAAAAAAGAGAATAAAGAGATGATGGTGTTCCCACTACGTTATGCGTCGGTGGCCGATCGCCAAATCAAATATCGGGATAAAACGCTGTTAGTACCGGGCGTCGCGACGATTCTGAATGAGCTGCTCGGCAAAAAAAATAACCGTACCGCCGAAGGGATCCAGGTCAATAAAGATGGCAATCATGGGGCGGCAAGCCGGGCGTTTGAAGATCAATCCGATACGATTTTATCGCAACTGGTGCAAAGCCAAGATACGCGTATTCGCAATGATGACTTTTCCGACGATCCGGGGCTGAACCCGCTGGTGTCGGCGGATGTGCGTAATAATGCCTTGCTGGTACGTGACGATCCCAAGCGGCGCGAGCAGTATCGTGCCTTGATCTCACAAATCGATATACCGCAAAAACTGGTCGAGATTGATGCGATGATCGTCGATGTTGATCGCAGCGCGCTCTCAACGCTCTCCGCCAATTTGCTTGGTACTTTTGGCAACGTTACCGCTGGCTCATCCATGTTACAGGGCAGTAGTACGCTGTTCGTTACCGATTACAGCCGTTTCTTCGCGCAGGTGCAGGCGCTGGAAGGGAAGGGGAACGCTTCGATTGTCGCTAACCCTTCGGTGCTGACGCTGGAGAACCAACCGGCAGTGATCGATTTCAGCGATACTGCGTTTATTACAGCGACCGGCGAACGTGTGGTGGATATTGAGCCGGTTACCGCCGGAACCAGCCTGCAGGTGGTGCCGCGTGCGATTGGTAACGGCAGCAAAGGGACGGTGCAACTGATGGTGGATGTTGAGGACGGCAAGGTTGATAAAGGTGACGACGGTGAAGCGACCGGCGCGCAGCGCGCCACGGTCAGCACCCAGGCATTGGTTCAGCAAAGTGGCTCACTGGTGATGGGCGGCTTCCATTCACGCGAAACCGGTGATGTGAAGCGCGGTATCCCACTTCTGAGCAGCATTCCGTTTATCGGTTCGTTCTTTTCCTATACCCGGCATGAAACCTCGCAGCGTGAGCGGCTGTTTATTATTACGCCGCATTTAGTGGGCGATCAGGTTGATCCGACTCGCTATATCGGTGATGAGTATCGTAACCAGCTCAATGATGCAATGGATGAAGTGCAGCGCCGCCAAAAATACTCCTCAATGAAAGGGGATGTGGAAAACGCGATGCGTGACCTGGCGGAAGATAAGATCCCGACCGGGTTCCGTGCTGGCGGGGAAGGCGTAAGCCTATCGCTGTTGTGCGATAGCCTGAACGGGATTCAATACGATACGTCGCGCAGCCAGTGGTATAGCAACCGCGCGGTACAGATAACCGTAGGTGTGATGAAGAATGTGTCCACCAAGCCGCTGCGTTTTGATGAGTCTAGCTGCCGGGATGATGATGTGCTGGCGGTGTCAGTATGGCCACAGGCGATGCTGCAACCGGGGCAATCGGCGGAAATCTATGTTGCTTACCAGACGCGGGGTGAGGCGCGACGTTCTCGTACTTCACTGCTGTCGCCCAGCGCCAGTCGCTAA
- a CDS encoding type III secretion protein HrpF: MSNSYDIQRRLDAQLARVHHSVAELANGTLSQEEGPGMGDLMAFKQALMQESASNYTASQLSSLKHNLSKSIIDSIN; this comes from the coding sequence ATGAGCAATTCCTATGATATTCAGCGACGTCTTGATGCACAGTTGGCGCGTGTTCATCACTCGGTAGCCGAGTTGGCTAACGGCACGCTTTCACAAGAAGAGGGGCCAGGGATGGGGGATTTGATGGCGTTCAAGCAGGCGCTAATGCAGGAGTCCGCCTCGAACTACACCGCGAGTCAACTCAGTTCACTGAAACATAACCTCAGTAAATCGATTATCGATTCTATTAACTAA
- the sctR gene encoding type III secretion system export apparatus subunit SctR, producing MTESISSFNPLALAIFLGALSLLPLALMITTSFLKISMVLMLTRNALGVQQVPPNMALYGIALAATLFVMAPVFNGVQARFKERPIETSSAEKLESSLMYGIQPLTAFMHHNTDPDVETHLLENSQRMWPKSMSEQAVQNRDNLLLLIPAFVLSELQNGFKIAFLIFIPFVVVDLIVSNVLLALGMQMVSPMTISLPLKILLFVMVSGWTRLLDGLFYSYL from the coding sequence ATGACCGAAAGTATCAGTTCATTTAATCCGCTAGCGCTGGCGATTTTTCTCGGCGCGCTTTCGCTGTTGCCGCTGGCGTTAATGATCACCACCAGTTTTTTGAAAATTTCGATGGTACTGATGCTGACGCGCAACGCGCTGGGCGTGCAACAAGTTCCGCCCAACATGGCGCTTTACGGTATCGCGCTGGCGGCAACGCTGTTTGTAATGGCGCCGGTTTTCAATGGCGTGCAGGCGCGTTTTAAAGAGCGTCCCATTGAAACCAGCAGCGCGGAAAAGCTGGAAAGCAGCCTAATGTATGGTATTCAGCCGCTAACGGCTTTTATGCACCACAACACCGATCCTGATGTCGAAACGCATCTGCTGGAAAATAGCCAGCGCATGTGGCCGAAAAGCATGTCAGAGCAGGCGGTACAAAATCGCGATAACTTACTGCTTCTCATCCCGGCCTTTGTATTGTCGGAATTACAGAACGGCTTCAAAATCGCCTTCCTCATTTTTATCCCGTTTGTGGTGGTTGATCTCATTGTCTCTAACGTCCTGCTGGCGTTGGGGATGCAGATGGTGTCTCCAATGACCATTTCGCTACCGCTGAAAATTTTGCTGTTCGTGATGGTCAGCGGTTGGACCCGTCTTCTTGACGGCCTGTTTTACAGCTACCTGTGA
- the sctS gene encoding type III secretion system export apparatus subunit SctS produces the protein MDIIYMFKQAMLMVVMLSAPPLVVAVIVGVIVSLLQAVMQLQDQTLPFAIKLVAVGATLALSGRWIGVQLIDLAQSAFAMMSSTGSL, from the coding sequence GTGGACATCATTTATATGTTTAAACAGGCGATGCTGATGGTCGTGATGCTATCCGCGCCGCCATTGGTGGTGGCGGTTATCGTCGGCGTCATTGTTTCGCTGTTACAGGCGGTGATGCAGTTGCAAGACCAAACACTGCCCTTCGCGATTAAACTGGTGGCGGTTGGCGCGACGCTGGCGCTGAGTGGCCGTTGGATTGGCGTGCAGCTTATCGACCTGGCGCAATCGGCTTTTGCCATGATGTCATCAACAGGATCGCTATAG
- a CDS encoding type III secretion protein HrpD, protein MSRQVERQWLDWWTRGFWQHADASWCHLPFFQLDPLHQQRLAYAHHNAFAQHLNLPDTLPGPPDERLLALSEAPEPQRRLMLRLVGEICQHDSGAEALDAAQRTWCHRITRALRPGIWLPPELHFSPDPQPAALALLAPLFSPENWLRLRLGFDYQLVKQLPELPDALPLNKLQALWEAVIWRSQQQDGQPHVDN, encoded by the coding sequence ATGTCGCGACAGGTTGAACGTCAATGGCTCGATTGGTGGACGCGCGGGTTTTGGCAACATGCGGATGCCAGTTGGTGCCATTTACCTTTTTTTCAGCTTGACCCTCTGCACCAGCAGCGGCTGGCATACGCGCATCACAACGCATTCGCGCAACATCTTAATCTGCCTGATACGTTGCCGGGGCCGCCGGATGAACGCCTGCTCGCCTTGTCGGAAGCGCCTGAACCACAGCGTCGGTTAATGTTACGGTTGGTGGGGGAGATTTGCCAACATGATAGCGGGGCGGAAGCATTGGATGCTGCGCAGCGTACCTGGTGCCACCGTATCACTCGTGCCTTGCGTCCCGGAATTTGGCTACCGCCGGAACTGCACTTTTCCCCCGATCCGCAACCGGCGGCGCTGGCATTACTGGCACCGCTTTTCTCACCGGAAAATTGGCTGCGACTGCGTTTAGGTTTTGACTACCAGCTTGTGAAGCAGCTTCCCGAACTGCCGGATGCATTACCGCTTAATAAACTTCAGGCGTTATGGGAAGCGGTTATTTGGCGTAGCCAGCAACAGGACGGGCAGCCGCATGTGGATAACTAA
- the sctU gene encoding type III secretion system export apparatus subunit SctU, with product MGEKTEKATPQKLQEARKKGQISQSQDIPKLLVMLGVLETVFALMDDSMGKLEALMSLPLGRLDRPFTEALGEIGGAALLTLSVFFLLTVGIIILLRILGGWIQFGPLFATEALAPKFEALNPLGKFKEMFSARQFVQILNSLLKAIVLGLVFWMLIEPRLPLLASMSDGTLVDFWHGAAAILKTLAHTIIGVLLVFSVADFALQKYFYLKQNRMSHEDIKNEYKQNEGDPHTKGHRRHLARELVNSPPKKVTPQQVEKADVLLVNPTHFAVGLFYQPDETPLPVLLFKAEDADAQELIALAHKANIPVVRYIWLTRTLYRTTDEGAYIPRETLKAVAQIYRLLRSLEDRLRGELIEFEE from the coding sequence ATGGGAGAAAAAACCGAGAAGGCCACGCCGCAGAAACTTCAGGAGGCGCGTAAAAAGGGCCAGATTAGCCAAAGCCAGGATATTCCCAAACTGTTAGTGATGCTCGGCGTGCTGGAAACGGTCTTCGCGTTGATGGATGACAGTATGGGCAAGCTGGAAGCGCTAATGTCGCTACCGCTCGGTCGTCTGGATCGGCCGTTTACCGAGGCGTTGGGCGAGATTGGCGGCGCTGCCTTATTAACCCTCTCGGTATTCTTTTTGCTGACCGTCGGTATCATTATTTTATTGCGTATTCTGGGCGGCTGGATTCAGTTTGGCCCGCTGTTCGCCACCGAAGCGTTAGCGCCCAAATTTGAAGCGCTCAATCCCTTGGGCAAATTTAAAGAGATGTTCTCTGCGCGCCAGTTTGTACAGATCCTTAATAGCCTGTTAAAAGCGATAGTACTGGGGTTGGTATTCTGGATGTTGATCGAGCCGCGGCTACCGCTACTGGCCTCCATGTCCGATGGTACGCTGGTTGATTTCTGGCACGGCGCGGCAGCAATTTTAAAAACGCTGGCGCATACCATTATCGGGGTGTTGTTGGTGTTTTCGGTGGCAGATTTCGCGCTGCAAAAATACTTCTATTTGAAGCAGAACCGAATGAGTCATGAAGATATTAAAAATGAATATAAACAAAACGAGGGCGATCCTCATACCAAGGGGCATCGTCGCCATCTGGCACGTGAACTCGTTAACTCACCGCCGAAAAAAGTGACGCCGCAGCAAGTCGAGAAAGCGGATGTGTTGCTGGTAAATCCGACGCACTTTGCGGTGGGGTTATTTTATCAGCCGGATGAAACGCCGTTACCGGTATTGTTGTTTAAGGCCGAAGATGCCGATGCGCAAGAGTTGATTGCTTTGGCGCACAAGGCCAATATTCCGGTGGTACGCTACATTTGGCTGACGCGGACGCTCTACCGCACGACAGACGAAGGCGCTTATATCCCGCGCGAGACCCTGAAAGCGGTGGCACAAATTTATCGGTTGTTGCGGAGTCTGGAAGATCGGTTGCGCGGTGAGTTGATTGAGTTTGAGGAGTAA
- the sctL gene encoding type III secretion system stator protein SctL, whose protein sequence is MWITKQITLTTLPPLEEGVVLSRETLHEYQQAYDVLTAAQQRHAQIVADAERQAQQIIEAAHDEAARQIAAALAQSEAQFLQRVETLFEDWQSARKQQDESLISQAQYLVSAALTHLFDSSSDTQKVTALLRQLLQARARGQSATLWCHPSQYAAIEAWLQAHTHLDWAVQLDDALEIHSVMLQTANGELSVNWAQLQQRLLSTVQA, encoded by the coding sequence ATGTGGATAACTAAGCAGATTACTTTAACCACCCTGCCGCCGTTAGAAGAAGGGGTGGTATTGTCGCGTGAAACGCTACATGAATATCAGCAAGCCTACGATGTCTTGACCGCTGCGCAACAGCGTCACGCGCAAATTGTCGCCGACGCTGAGCGTCAGGCGCAGCAAATTATCGAGGCGGCGCATGATGAGGCGGCACGCCAAATTGCGGCCGCGCTTGCGCAGAGTGAAGCCCAGTTTTTACAACGCGTCGAAACGCTGTTTGAAGATTGGCAAAGCGCGCGTAAGCAGCAAGATGAGAGCCTTATTTCTCAGGCGCAATACTTAGTCAGCGCGGCGTTGACGCATCTGTTTGATAGCAGCAGCGATACGCAAAAAGTTACCGCCTTGTTGCGCCAGTTGCTACAGGCGCGGGCGCGTGGACAAAGTGCTACGCTCTGGTGTCACCCCTCGCAATATGCGGCGATCGAGGCCTGGCTGCAGGCGCATACCCACCTTGACTGGGCGGTTCAACTGGATGATGCGCTCGAAATACACAGCGTAATGCTACAAACCGCGAATGGTGAGCTCAGCGTCAACTGGGCGCAACTACAGCAGCGGTTGCTCAGCACCGTACAGGCATAA
- the hrpT gene encoding HrpT family type III secretion system protein has protein sequence MKLRLLMLALLSGVLSACASHDNGCDNAQCRPLSDSHHLTIWWPSDMRNGTQDYSQMPVR, from the coding sequence ATGAAATTGCGTTTATTAATGCTGGCGTTATTAAGCGGCGTACTTAGCGCCTGTGCGTCGCACGATAATGGTTGTGATAATGCTCAGTGTCGTCCTCTCTCTGATAGCCATCATCTGACTATTTGGTGGCCGTCGGATATGCGCAACGGTACGCAGGATTACTCGCAGATGCCGGTTCGTTAA